From Camelus dromedarius isolate mCamDro1 chromosome 2, mCamDro1.pat, whole genome shotgun sequence, one genomic window encodes:
- the B3GALT5 gene encoding beta-1,3-galactosyltransferase 5: MACVKMRWIYVSLVVLGVLCLYLSPYTLNPFEEDSFVFKKESGNFLQLPDTDCRQDPPFLVLLVTSSPEQAYARMIIRDTWGREQTVMGKQIKTFFLLGTTPDKDISKKVAQEIQQHRDVVQKDFLDVYFNLTLKTMMGLEWVHRLCPQAAFVMKTDTDMFINVYYLTELLLKRNRTSRFFTGYLKLNEFPIRSRYSKWFVSKQEYPWDKYPPFCSGTGYVFSSDVASQVYNVAESVPFIKLEDVFVGLCLEKLKIKLEELHSEQTFFPNGLPFTTCRYKRIVACHHIKPQDILKYWQALESSWEEECPHS, encoded by the coding sequence TCTGTATCTTAGCCCGTACACTCTGAATCCTTTTGAAGAAGATTCATTTGTTTTCAAGAAAGAAAGTGGGAACTTCCTTCAGCTCCCAGATACAGACTGCAGGCAGGATCCCCCCTTCCTTGTCCTGCTGGTGACTTCGTCCCCCGAACAGGCATATGCTCGCATGATCATCCGGGACACATGGGGAAGAGAACAGACCGTGatgggaaaacaaataaaaacattcttcCTCTTGGGAACCACGCCCGATAAGGACATCTCGAAAAAAGTGGCCCAGGAGATCCAGCAGCACCGCGATGTTGTCCAGAAGGACTTCTTGGACGTTTATTTCAATCTGACTCTGAAGACCATGATGGGCTTAGAGTGGGTCCATCGCCTCTGTCCCCAGGCCGCTTTCGTGATGAAAACAGACACCGACATGTTTATTAACGTCTACTATCTGACCGAGCTGCTTCTCAAGAGAAACAGGACAAGTCGGTTTTTCACTGGCTACTTAAAACTGAACGAATTTCCCATTAGGAGTAGGTACAGTAAGTGGTTTGTGAGTAAACAGGAATATCCGTGGGACAAGTACCCACCCTTTTGCTCCGGCACCGGCTACGTCTTCTCCAGCGACGTGGCGAGTCAGGTGTACAATGTGGCTGAGAGCGTCCCGTTCATTAAGCTCGAAGATGTCTTTGTGGGGCTCTGcctggaaaaactgaaaatcaaactggaggaacttcattCTGAGCAGACTTTCTTCCCCAATGGGTTACCCTTCACCACGTGCCGTTATAAGAGGATCGTGGCCTGTCATCATATCAAGCCTCAAGATATCCTGAAGTATTGGCAGGCTCTGGAAAGTTCCTGGGAAGAAGAATGTCCACATAGCTga